The Candidatus Koribacter versatilis Ellin345 genome has a segment encoding these proteins:
- a CDS encoding hybrid sensor histidine kinase/response regulator, which produces MLNRVPARSRFASWFSGQYWWRVPVATIVLLQVITLIALHLVGREIIVENCLDFGLSSIAIVVAWQASRRSRGLTRVAWMTLSLCCSFFALSLAIGIGAEVLPYTRALTELSDEISVFWLAPLSFTLFLEPDFEFRGFDPIHVLDFIQLVIFWVAVFFMFLFLPMHVFVGQTPHSWLQATWGGTLVYDLSMTMLFSLRAMLTRSRSTRRFFWRFSLFLVVGCLADLYANYNKLPSATWFQLVWTALNIAPIVLAGTWTEDETDWIDAKSKAGRVLGDQLFPVMTAFLVLILSMVIVRERLGFAVMMVSISFVCSSLRMVVVQQRELRIAADLQAEIAERRRAEQLLRENEEHLEEQVANRTSELSEANSQLRSEIIERQRLEEQLRQTQKMEAIGTLSGGIAHDFNNLLTVIRGYARMVLDRVGNDPELRTDVEQIDEAGARAAALTSQLLAFSRRQMLQPRTINLNGLVRDLQKMLQRLIGEHIELTTRAGEGLGAVKADPGQIEQVILNLVVNARDAMPRGGSLVLETRNVQVDEAFAREHVDLTPGDYVMLAVHDTGVGMDDATKVHIFEPFFTTKERARGTGLGLSMVYGIVKQSGGSIVVESQLAKGSSFKIFLPRIQARTEVETGLHPVAVGKGSEIVLLVEDDEQVRNLTLTMLRRFGYTVYVAENGTEALKFNETHSGEINLLLTDVVMPGASGPEIAVKISASRPGIKVLYMSGYTDDAIGTHGILEEGISLLQKPFTPAALGERVREVLDAVPVKA; this is translated from the coding sequence ATGTTGAATCGCGTTCCAGCGCGAAGTCGTTTTGCTTCGTGGTTTTCCGGGCAATACTGGTGGCGCGTTCCAGTTGCCACCATTGTCCTACTACAAGTTATAACGCTGATTGCGTTGCACTTGGTGGGCCGGGAAATCATCGTCGAGAACTGCCTCGACTTCGGGCTCTCTTCGATCGCAATCGTCGTTGCCTGGCAGGCGTCGCGGCGCTCTCGCGGCCTCACCCGTGTCGCGTGGATGACGTTGTCGCTCTGCTGCTCGTTTTTCGCTCTATCGCTCGCGATCGGCATCGGCGCGGAAGTGCTGCCTTACACCAGGGCGCTTACCGAACTCTCCGACGAGATCAGCGTTTTCTGGCTGGCGCCACTCAGCTTCACGCTTTTCCTCGAACCTGATTTCGAGTTCCGCGGCTTCGATCCCATCCACGTCCTCGACTTCATCCAGCTCGTGATCTTCTGGGTCGCGGTCTTCTTCATGTTTCTGTTCCTCCCCATGCATGTCTTCGTCGGCCAGACGCCTCATTCCTGGCTGCAAGCTACCTGGGGCGGAACCTTGGTCTACGACCTCTCGATGACCATGCTGTTCAGCCTGCGCGCCATGCTCACGCGCTCACGGTCCACACGCCGCTTCTTCTGGCGTTTTTCGCTCTTTCTGGTTGTCGGATGCCTTGCCGATCTTTACGCCAACTACAACAAGCTGCCGTCGGCTACGTGGTTCCAACTCGTCTGGACCGCTCTCAATATCGCTCCTATCGTCCTCGCAGGCACGTGGACTGAGGACGAAACCGACTGGATTGACGCGAAGAGCAAGGCGGGACGCGTGCTAGGGGACCAACTCTTCCCGGTGATGACCGCTTTCCTCGTGCTCATTCTCTCCATGGTCATCGTCCGCGAGCGCCTTGGCTTCGCCGTGATGATGGTTTCGATTTCGTTCGTCTGCTCCAGCCTGCGCATGGTGGTGGTGCAGCAGCGCGAACTGCGCATCGCCGCTGATCTACAGGCGGAGATCGCAGAGCGTCGTCGCGCTGAACAATTGCTGCGCGAAAACGAAGAACACCTCGAGGAACAAGTCGCCAACCGCACCAGCGAACTGAGCGAGGCCAACTCGCAACTACGCTCCGAGATTATCGAGCGCCAGCGACTGGAAGAACAGTTGCGCCAGACGCAAAAGATGGAAGCGATCGGCACACTCTCCGGCGGCATCGCGCACGACTTCAACAACCTGCTGACGGTGATTCGCGGTTATGCACGCATGGTGCTCGATCGCGTCGGGAACGATCCTGAGCTTCGCACCGACGTTGAGCAGATTGACGAAGCCGGCGCCCGCGCCGCCGCGCTCACCAGCCAGTTGCTGGCCTTCAGCCGTCGTCAGATGCTGCAGCCGCGCACCATCAACCTCAACGGTCTCGTTCGCGATCTGCAGAAGATGCTGCAGCGCCTCATCGGCGAGCACATCGAGCTCACTACGCGTGCGGGCGAAGGACTCGGCGCGGTGAAGGCCGATCCCGGACAGATCGAGCAGGTCATCCTGAATCTCGTCGTAAATGCGCGCGACGCCATGCCCCGGGGCGGATCGCTGGTGCTGGAAACGCGAAACGTCCAGGTGGACGAAGCGTTCGCGCGCGAGCACGTGGACCTTACGCCCGGCGATTACGTGATGCTCGCGGTGCACGATACCGGCGTGGGCATGGACGACGCTACCAAGGTGCACATCTTCGAACCGTTCTTCACCACCAAGGAACGCGCCCGCGGCACCGGCCTCGGCCTCTCGATGGTTTATGGCATCGTCAAGCAGAGCGGTGGAAGCATTGTGGTGGAGAGCCAGCTCGCGAAGGGTTCGAGCTTCAAGATTTTCCTGCCGCGGATCCAGGCGCGTACCGAAGTCGAGACGGGCTTGCATCCCGTCGCCGTGGGGAAGGGTTCGGAAATCGTGTTGCTCGTGGAAGACGACGAGCAGGTGCGCAACCTGACGCTCACCATGCTGCGCCGCTTTGGCTATACCGTGTACGTGGCCGAGAACGGCACCGAAGCCTTGAAATTTAACGAAACTCATAGCGGCGAAATCAATTTGCTGCTCACGGACGTGGTGATGCCCGGCGCCAGCGGTCCTGAAATCGCGGTCAAAATTTCGGCCAGCCGGCCAGGCATCAAGGTGCTCTACATGTCCGGTTACACTGACGACGCAATCGGCACCCACGGCATTCTCGAAGAGGGCATTTCACTACTGCAAAAACCATTTACCCCCGCGGCGCTCGGCGAGCGCGTACGCGAGGTGTTGGACGCCGTTCCGGTCAAAGCCTGA
- a CDS encoding FG-GAP-like repeat-containing protein, which produces MSRLLSVALVLLICLPFAGAQVTFSNSTYSAPSTTSGVTSGDFNRDGAPDMAVLSGQSDTDSFVTVFLATTPGHFPSTGANYPIHAFPQDIRTADINNDGNLDLIISFNASPILTILYGHADGSFTPGPDITLAGNVPAQGFDVGDFNHDGKIDIAAIECDSSDVCDTRALLGSGTGTFTTSYKIQMTGEARSLSARDVYGDGNLDLILIRTNEVLIFGGDGTGRFPEFTHIRPPAHCTDINVCSDSLNSVVVADFNNDQKVDFAVLQAHNCGAGCGSNDVYVYKNGGTYLFTQVFDLPIGPSAGGLLLASDLNGDGNIDLVNGNGDHWRPGNIYAQGAGNGTFTVQNNNIPQGSAQLFARDMNLDARHDVLDTIWMDNDVVLALNTSAYTNNCPPPSSATIAAKICAPTNGSTVASPVLIKASGNSPAGVVRLEVWVDGVKKYQKWNDLIEKKIALSSGSHRVTVVAVDMYVGTAKTSVTINVQ; this is translated from the coding sequence ATGTCGCGTCTACTGTCCGTCGCTCTGGTTCTACTCATCTGCTTGCCGTTCGCCGGCGCCCAGGTAACTTTCAGTAACTCCACCTACAGCGCGCCTTCCACAACTTCCGGCGTAACCAGCGGCGATTTCAATCGCGATGGCGCCCCTGACATGGCCGTGCTCAGCGGGCAGAGCGACACCGACAGCTTCGTCACCGTCTTCCTGGCCACCACGCCCGGCCATTTTCCGAGCACCGGCGCCAACTACCCAATCCACGCGTTTCCGCAGGACATCCGCACCGCCGACATCAACAACGACGGCAACCTCGACCTGATCATTTCCTTTAACGCTTCGCCCATCCTCACCATCCTCTACGGACATGCGGATGGCAGTTTCACTCCCGGCCCCGACATCACTCTCGCGGGAAATGTTCCTGCGCAGGGCTTTGACGTAGGAGACTTCAACCACGATGGCAAGATCGACATCGCCGCAATCGAATGCGACAGCAGCGACGTATGCGACACGCGCGCCCTACTCGGCTCCGGCACGGGCACGTTTACCACAAGCTACAAAATTCAAATGACTGGCGAGGCGCGATCGCTTTCCGCGCGTGACGTGTACGGCGACGGCAATCTCGATCTGATCCTCATCCGCACCAACGAAGTGCTGATCTTCGGCGGCGATGGCACCGGCCGCTTCCCCGAGTTCACCCACATCCGTCCGCCGGCGCATTGCACCGACATCAATGTCTGCAGCGATTCCTTGAACAGTGTCGTGGTCGCCGACTTCAACAACGACCAGAAGGTTGACTTCGCCGTGCTCCAGGCGCACAACTGCGGTGCAGGCTGCGGCTCGAACGACGTTTACGTCTACAAGAACGGCGGCACGTATCTCTTCACCCAGGTATTCGACTTGCCTATTGGCCCGAGTGCCGGCGGGCTCTTGCTTGCCTCCGACCTTAACGGTGACGGCAACATTGACCTGGTAAACGGCAACGGCGACCACTGGAGGCCCGGGAACATCTACGCTCAGGGCGCGGGCAACGGTACATTCACCGTCCAGAACAACAACATCCCGCAAGGCAGCGCGCAGTTGTTCGCGCGCGATATGAACCTCGATGCACGCCACGATGTGCTCGATACGATTTGGATGGACAACGACGTCGTTCTTGCGTTGAACACCTCCGCCTACACAAACAACTGTCCTCCGCCTTCATCCGCCACAATCGCAGCTAAGATTTGCGCACCGACCAATGGCTCTACTGTGGCCTCTCCCGTGCTCATCAAAGCCAGCGGTAACTCGCCCGCCGGTGTGGTGCGACTGGAAGTCTGGGTGGACGGCGTGAAGAAATATCAGAAGTGGAACGACCTTATCGAAAAGAAAATCGCGCTCAGTTCCGGCAGCCATCGCGTCACGGTGGTGGCGGTCGATATGTATGTCGGCACCGCGAAAACCAGCGTGACGATCAACGTGCAATGA
- a CDS encoding multiheme c-type cytochrome, translating to MKWGQRYVYLAVATLLFSPVFLRAQLTTDDHVLGFEFWPTKEIASQKDIVGSQVCASCHADKANTQKITPMGETSVHAVDASPLRDHPALTFKGGAATYEIHTDGTHATFSATVNGQSKSADLLWAFGNGHLGQSYLFKKEDGYYYEARASYFEVLKSLSWTPSRELTRPESADEAMGRRIPDTELKKCFGCHTTGSNVAGRLTETNVKSGVSCEACHGPGASHAAEAAVAMSAGTPDAARGGILNPGKLSPSDSVDFCGACHISYWDLTLQRGRGIATLKAQPFRLEQSKCWQKGDARLTCTACHDPHKPLVTEAKSYDHNCLQCHVLMGQKPTAEQIGKACPKSTSDCATCHMQKIELPDFHHTFTDHRIRIAKAGEPFPD from the coding sequence TTGAAGTGGGGTCAGCGATACGTGTACCTGGCGGTTGCCACCCTCCTGTTCTCCCCCGTTTTTCTGCGCGCCCAACTCACGACCGACGACCACGTGCTGGGTTTCGAGTTCTGGCCCACCAAAGAGATTGCTTCGCAAAAAGACATTGTCGGCAGCCAGGTTTGTGCCAGTTGTCATGCCGACAAAGCCAACACGCAGAAGATCACGCCGATGGGAGAAACTTCCGTCCACGCCGTGGACGCCTCCCCCCTCCGCGATCATCCCGCACTGACGTTTAAGGGTGGCGCCGCCACGTACGAGATCCACACCGACGGGACCCACGCAACCTTTAGCGCCACCGTCAATGGGCAGTCCAAGTCCGCAGACCTGCTATGGGCCTTCGGCAACGGTCACCTGGGACAGTCTTATCTTTTCAAGAAAGAGGACGGCTATTACTACGAAGCGCGAGCGTCGTACTTCGAGGTACTGAAATCGCTGAGTTGGACGCCGTCCCGCGAACTGACGCGGCCCGAGTCGGCAGACGAGGCAATGGGACGCCGCATTCCCGATACCGAGTTGAAGAAGTGTTTCGGTTGCCATACCACGGGATCGAACGTCGCCGGACGTCTCACCGAGACCAACGTGAAGTCTGGCGTGAGTTGCGAAGCCTGCCACGGACCTGGGGCCTCGCATGCGGCGGAAGCTGCGGTGGCCATGTCGGCAGGAACGCCGGATGCCGCGCGCGGCGGCATTCTCAATCCCGGCAAGCTTTCACCCAGTGATTCCGTGGATTTCTGCGGTGCCTGCCACATTTCCTATTGGGACCTGACGCTGCAGCGCGGGCGCGGAATCGCCACATTAAAGGCGCAGCCCTTCCGCCTGGAGCAGAGTAAGTGCTGGCAAAAGGGCGATGCTCGCCTGACCTGTACGGCCTGCCACGATCCCCACAAGCCGCTGGTCACGGAAGCCAAATCTTACGACCACAACTGCCTGCAGTGTCACGTGCTGATGGGCCAGAAACCCACGGCCGAGCAAATCGGTAAAGCCTGTCCCAAGTCCACCAGCGACTGCGCTACCTGCCACATGCAGAAGATCGAATTGCCCGACTTCCATCATACTTTCACCGATCACCGGATTCGGATCGCCAAAGCCGGAGAGCCGTTCCCGGATTAA
- a CDS encoding YybH family protein, with product MIRIALVLLLLFSNCVAQTNTKAPTPAALDQRLTAFVSSFDDLDWQRFRPFFADDATVFHPAAPNLKRTDSRESFEQAWLGVFERIRKNSRKSAPPYMQLQPKDLRIQYLDKDVALVTFHLDDGEVFGRRTMVWQRQAGEWRIVHIHASNFNER from the coding sequence ATGATCCGGATTGCACTCGTACTCCTGCTGCTGTTCAGCAACTGTGTGGCTCAAACGAACACCAAGGCTCCGACGCCCGCGGCGCTCGATCAGCGGCTGACCGCATTCGTTAGCTCCTTTGACGATCTCGATTGGCAGAGGTTCCGCCCATTCTTCGCCGACGATGCCACAGTGTTCCACCCCGCTGCGCCCAACCTGAAACGCACCGACAGCCGCGAGTCGTTTGAGCAAGCATGGCTAGGCGTCTTCGAGCGCATCCGCAAAAACTCCCGGAAGAGCGCGCCGCCGTATATGCAGTTACAGCCGAAGGACCTGCGCATCCAGTATCTCGACAAGGATGTAGCGCTGGTTACATTCCATCTCGATGATGGTGAAGTGTTCGGCCGACGGACGATGGTATGGCAGCGCCAGGCCGGAGAATGGAGAATCGTCCACATCCACGCCTCGAATTTCAACGAGCGATGA
- a CDS encoding ammonium transporter, whose amino-acid sequence MQKKICVLGSACAWWLLGLPAWAQGTSHVETSLRQVEQYNYSIHILAMLLVGFGFLMVFVKKYGYSATTGTYLVVGAGIPLYLLLRLTGAISAEAMAPNSIHVLLLAEFACASALIAMGAVLGRMRLYQYAALVAVLVPAYMINEWLVLDGGLGITKGFVDSAGSIVIHAFGAYFGLGASIALMRTEHVSHAGQPIESDATSDRLSMIGSMVLWIFWPSFCSAVVPSEQMPQTVINTILALCGATLATYVLSALLHNGRTSFSDMANAALAGGVAIGATCNVVSAHGAFAIGVVAGAICVLGYVYVQPWLLEKIKLTDTCGVHNLHGMPGLMGGLIAIVVIPGIAKAQLAGIATTVVLALSVGLFSGYLLRTIGEKKISYEDREEFAGAD is encoded by the coding sequence ATGCAAAAGAAGATTTGCGTTTTAGGCTCGGCCTGCGCGTGGTGGTTATTGGGCCTGCCCGCTTGGGCGCAAGGCACATCCCACGTGGAGACGAGCCTGCGGCAGGTGGAGCAGTACAACTATTCGATTCATATCCTGGCCATGTTGCTCGTCGGCTTTGGCTTCCTCATGGTGTTTGTGAAGAAGTACGGGTATAGCGCGACGACCGGAACGTACCTCGTCGTGGGCGCGGGGATCCCGCTCTATTTATTGCTGCGCTTGACGGGTGCGATTTCGGCGGAGGCGATGGCGCCAAACAGCATCCACGTGCTGCTGCTGGCAGAGTTCGCGTGTGCCTCGGCGTTAATCGCGATGGGAGCGGTGCTCGGTCGGATGCGGCTGTATCAGTATGCCGCGCTGGTCGCGGTGCTGGTGCCGGCCTACATGATTAACGAATGGCTGGTACTCGACGGCGGCCTCGGGATCACCAAGGGTTTTGTTGACAGCGCTGGCTCGATCGTTATCCATGCCTTCGGCGCGTATTTCGGGCTTGGCGCTTCGATTGCTTTGATGCGCACTGAGCATGTGAGCCATGCCGGACAGCCCATCGAGAGCGACGCGACCTCGGACCGTTTGTCTATGATCGGGTCCATGGTGTTGTGGATCTTCTGGCCGAGCTTCTGCAGTGCGGTGGTTCCGTCCGAACAAATGCCACAGACGGTGATTAATACAATTCTGGCGTTGTGCGGTGCGACCCTTGCAACGTACGTGCTGAGCGCCCTCTTGCACAACGGACGAACCTCGTTCTCCGACATGGCGAATGCCGCGTTGGCGGGCGGCGTGGCGATCGGCGCTACGTGCAATGTGGTTTCGGCGCATGGCGCATTTGCGATCGGCGTGGTTGCCGGCGCGATCTGCGTGCTGGGCTACGTGTACGTGCAGCCATGGTTGCTGGAGAAGATCAAACTCACGGATACCTGCGGCGTACACAACCTGCACGGGATGCCGGGATTGATGGGCGGACTGATCGCGATCGTCGTGATTCCCGGGATCGCCAAGGCACAACTTGCCGGCATCGCGACGACGGTGGTCCTGGCGCTGTCGGTGGGATTGTTCTCCGGCTACCTGCTTAGGACGATCGGCGAGAAGAAGATCTCTTACGAAGATCGGGAAGAGTTCGCGGGAGCGGATTGA
- a CDS encoding DinB family protein produces MAWKRRGRSSARDMANQNSTVDAVLERRWQRVLRRRDGLLAELERWPTEKLRERPAVGSWSALEVVDHLVRSNREILRMAETARGAQRAMRPKDRVRAWMVLGVMWLPTRVAMPKPVESAVKPQLTGDLPALRGEWERVDATLHDFIAGLTDAERRLGVARHPVSGWLDARAGVRFLESHLAHHCYQIQRIRKALGKRRPEYQG; encoded by the coding sequence GTGGCTTGGAAACGGCGTGGAAGATCGAGCGCGCGCGACATGGCCAACCAGAACAGCACGGTGGATGCGGTACTCGAGCGGCGGTGGCAACGCGTGCTGCGCCGGCGCGACGGTTTGCTCGCCGAACTTGAAAGGTGGCCAACGGAGAAACTGAGAGAGCGTCCGGCGGTGGGAAGTTGGTCGGCGCTGGAGGTGGTGGACCACCTGGTTCGCTCCAACCGCGAAATATTACGCATGGCGGAAACGGCGCGTGGTGCGCAGCGCGCGATGCGGCCGAAAGACCGGGTGCGGGCGTGGATGGTGCTCGGAGTGATGTGGCTACCGACGCGTGTAGCCATGCCGAAACCGGTGGAATCCGCAGTAAAACCGCAACTCACCGGAGATCTGCCGGCATTGCGCGGGGAATGGGAGCGGGTGGACGCCACGCTTCATGACTTCATCGCAGGCTTAACCGACGCCGAGCGGAGATTGGGAGTGGCGCGGCATCCGGTGAGCGGCTGGCTCGACGCGCGTGCCGGAGTACGGTTCCTGGAATCGCATCTCGCACACCACTGCTACCAGATTCAGAGGATCCGCAAAGCGCTGGGAAAGCGCAGGCCGGAATACCAGGGCTGA
- a CDS encoding EVE domain-containing protein has protein sequence MPYLLKTEPGTYSFADLQRDKETTWDGVSNPTAVKHLREMKKGDELVIYHTGDERTAVGTATVLSVDAADPKKPLVKIKAGKAIANPKTLEVVKADRRFTESPLVRQSRLSVVPLTAVQFEFLIH, from the coding sequence ATGCCTTATCTCCTCAAAACCGAGCCCGGCACTTACTCCTTTGCCGACCTGCAGCGCGACAAGGAAACTACTTGGGATGGTGTGAGCAATCCGACGGCGGTGAAGCACCTGCGCGAAATGAAAAAGGGTGACGAACTCGTCATCTACCACACCGGCGACGAACGGACCGCCGTTGGCACGGCGACTGTCCTCTCTGTAGACGCAGCCGATCCGAAGAAGCCGCTAGTGAAGATCAAAGCGGGCAAAGCGATTGCGAACCCGAAGACACTCGAAGTTGTGAAGGCTGATCGCCGTTTTACAGAATCACCACTGGTCCGGCAATCGCGCCTTTCGGTGGTGCCGCTGACTGCGGTGCAATTCGAATTTCTCATCCATTGA
- a CDS encoding choice-of-anchor D domain-containing protein, producing the protein MFVPTRQNSLLPWKCLLFAGFAAWLASMSAFAQTKPSAVTITKPATSATMLSELPASEKAILAQAPENFYEFGAAKLGEVTGPQRFTVQFAQTATITKITSSADFKVESDSTCGEGRTYSAGTDCILMVRFVPQGPGHRAGKLQVSHSASVLPMGFGIGGYGYAPVISFVPSIITTVPATVSAGVGLLNGAQNLALAGDTLLIADTGNGKVLSIDSTGTSKALATGYTGVYGVAQDTFGQIYYDVPSTGKMYEIYDYGPVVQVSGTGTIACPASTPCTLSSEALGTPGAMSIDPYNHLFFVDSHQGAAFSTVQPIPANLIFLYDPFPYQQSPSATMAVDSSDNLYSLWANGSVCEIAQQSLYNAENNFVSFIKVAGGHTCGFAGDNGQATNAEIGNKIGQIAFDAAGNLYFTDKANNRVRRIDYTSGIIRTIAGNGIAGYIGDTAGATTAELANPTGVGVDSEGQVFIIAGDAASSTTQVVRRVTTFGKLVLPTTKNGVKSAASTVLVSNTGNSAMQLTNAKFTGTNPNDFAVDPNTTTCLLTPGSVLAAGQSCQVGFIFQPTGTGSRSAYFNLLSNTLLGINNVTLSGAATTAPAIRFTAPTSASLLLANAKVGMKVSVTSDASTAPTGTVTFKVDGKQIGGTVALAGGSASALQTSLSAGSHTLSVSYSGDRYTASGTVSETVTVKTAATSN; encoded by the coding sequence ATGTTCGTCCCGACGCGTCAAAACTCCCTGCTGCCGTGGAAGTGCCTGCTATTTGCCGGTTTTGCGGCATGGCTTGCTTCCATGAGTGCATTTGCACAAACCAAACCTTCTGCGGTCACAATCACGAAGCCGGCAACGTCCGCGACTATGTTGTCCGAGTTGCCCGCCAGCGAGAAGGCGATTCTTGCCCAAGCTCCCGAAAACTTTTACGAGTTTGGCGCGGCCAAGTTGGGCGAAGTCACCGGTCCGCAGCGGTTCACCGTGCAGTTCGCGCAAACTGCAACCATCACGAAGATCACTTCGTCCGCCGATTTCAAGGTGGAAAGCGACAGCACCTGCGGGGAAGGACGAACTTATAGCGCAGGCACCGATTGCATCCTGATGGTGCGGTTTGTGCCGCAGGGCCCCGGCCACCGAGCAGGGAAATTGCAGGTGAGCCATAGTGCAAGCGTGCTGCCGATGGGCTTTGGAATTGGCGGTTACGGCTACGCGCCGGTGATCAGCTTCGTACCGTCGATCATCACGACGGTTCCGGCGACAGTTTCGGCGGGCGTCGGCCTGCTGAACGGCGCCCAGAATCTTGCACTGGCCGGCGATACGCTGCTGATTGCGGACACTGGCAATGGGAAGGTCCTCTCGATCGATTCGACTGGAACGTCGAAAGCTCTCGCCACCGGTTATACCGGCGTGTACGGAGTCGCACAGGATACCTTCGGGCAGATTTACTACGATGTGCCGTCCACCGGCAAGATGTACGAGATCTACGACTACGGCCCGGTCGTTCAAGTCAGCGGGACGGGCACCATCGCTTGTCCCGCTTCGACTCCATGCACTCTCAGTTCCGAGGCGCTGGGGACTCCGGGCGCAATGTCCATCGATCCGTACAATCACCTGTTTTTCGTTGACAGCCATCAAGGCGCGGCTTTTTCCACGGTTCAGCCCATACCCGCGAACCTGATCTTCCTCTACGATCCATTTCCGTACCAGCAAAGCCCGTCGGCGACGATGGCCGTGGATTCCAGCGACAATCTTTACTCGCTCTGGGCAAACGGTAGCGTCTGCGAAATCGCGCAGCAGTCGTTGTACAACGCGGAGAACAATTTCGTATCGTTCATCAAGGTCGCCGGTGGACACACGTGCGGCTTCGCAGGTGATAATGGCCAAGCCACCAATGCTGAGATCGGCAACAAGATCGGGCAGATTGCTTTCGATGCTGCCGGGAACCTGTACTTCACCGATAAGGCGAACAATCGCGTGCGCCGCATTGACTACACCAGCGGCATCATCCGCACGATTGCCGGCAATGGCATTGCGGGGTATATCGGCGATACCGCCGGAGCGACAACCGCTGAGTTGGCCAACCCGACTGGCGTAGGCGTTGATTCGGAGGGGCAGGTGTTCATCATTGCGGGGGACGCGGCCAGCAGCACAACGCAAGTTGTGCGTCGAGTGACCACGTTCGGCAAACTGGTGCTGCCGACGACGAAGAACGGCGTGAAGAGCGCTGCTTCGACGGTCCTGGTTTCGAATACCGGCAACTCTGCGATGCAACTCACAAACGCCAAGTTCACGGGGACGAATCCCAACGACTTCGCGGTCGATCCCAACACCACGACCTGCTTGCTGACACCGGGCAGCGTGCTCGCCGCGGGGCAGAGTTGCCAGGTCGGCTTCATCTTCCAGCCGACCGGAACAGGTTCACGCTCGGCGTACTTCAACCTGCTCAGCAACACGTTACTGGGCATCAACAACGTGACGCTCAGCGGCGCGGCGACCACGGCCCCGGCGATCCGGTTCACCGCGCCGACGAGCGCCAGCTTGCTTCTGGCCAATGCAAAAGTCGGCATGAAAGTCAGTGTGACGTCGGATGCTTCCACGGCTCCGACCGGCACGGTGACTTTCAAGGTTGACGGTAAGCAGATCGGAGGGACGGTTGCACTGGCCGGCGGAAGCGCTTCTGCGTTGCAGACCAGTTTGTCTGCGGGATCGCACACGCTCTCGGTGTCGTACAGTGGCGACCGGTACACAGCCTCGGGTACGGTGAGTGAGACGGTCACGGTAAAAACCGCGGCGACGTCCAACTAA